DNA from Stenotrophomonas acidaminiphila:
CATGCGGGTAGCCCATCTTGTCCATGACTTCGTCGCAGGCGTCGATGCAGGCGCCGCAGGCGATGCATTCGTACTGCAGGCCGTTGCGGATGTCGATGCCGGTCGGGCAGACCTGCACGCAGATGGTGCAGTCGATGCAGTCGCCCAGTTCCTCGGGCGCGAATTTCGGCAGCGGCGCGACTTCGGCCAGGTCGCCGTCCCAGGTGATCGTGCCCTTGGCGTGGGCGGCCTGGGTGGCGGCGGACGGATGGCGGCCGGCACGGAACACGTAGTCATAGGCGACCGACGGGACCAGCAGGCCGCGTGCGCGCTCCAGCACGCTGCCGAGGCCGCGCTTGCGCGGGCCGCGCGGTTCGCCGCGCATCGGGTCGTAGGCGATCAGCAGCGTGTTGCGGTCGAACATCGCGCTCTGGAAGCGCGCATACGGGCACATGTACTTGCACACCTGCTCGCGCAGGACGCCGGCGTTGCCCCAGGTGGCCAGCGCGTAGAACAGTACCCAGAAGGTCTCCCAGCCGCCCCATTCGAACGGCAGCAGGCGTGCGCCCAGGTCCTTGATCGGGGTGAAGAAGCCGACGAAGGTGAAGCCGGTCCACAGCGCGAACAGCAGCCACAGCAGGTGCTTGCTGCCCTTGCGCAGCACCTTTTCGCGGTTCCACGGGCCGGCGTCGAGCTTCATCCGCCGCGGGCGGTCGCCCTCGGTCCAGCGCTCCATCCACAGGAAGGTCTCGGTCCACACCGTCTGCGGGCAGGCATAGCCGCACCACAGCCGGCCGGACAGCGCGGTCGAGAAGAACAGGGTCATGGCCGCGATGATCAGCAGCAGCGCCAGGAACAGGAAGTCCTGCGGCCAGAACACCAGCCCGAAGATGTAGAACTTGCGCGCGGGCAGGTCGAACAGTACCGCCTGGCGGCCGTCCCACGACAGCCACGGGAACACGTAGTACATGCCCAGCAGCCACACCACCGCGGCCACCCGCAGGCGGTTGAAGCGGCCCGAGACATCGCGCGGGTAGACCTTGCGCTCGCTGACGTAGAACGAATTGCCCTGTTCGTCCACGACATCCAGCGGAATGCGCTTGCTCATGGCGTGCGTTCCATGGGGGCTGGCGGGGGAGGGAGCGGGAACGGGCGGTAAGCGGTCATGGGGTCTGCGGGGCGTATTGCTGCGCGGGAGCGCTCAGTATCGGGCCGTAACGGAGGCAAGGAAGCGACGGATTGTCGCAGCCGCCGCTCAGCGGTCTGGCGGCAGGGCGCGGTTGAAGCGGCTGGCGGGCCGCAGCAGGATCCAGGTGAACAGGCTGGAGGACGCGGTGGCCAGCCAGAACATGGCGAAGCCCAGCGTATAGCCGAGCTCGCGTGAAATGGGCAGGTCGGGGAAGGTCATGTCGCGCAGCGTCAGCGGGTCGACGAAGGCGAAGAACACCATCGTCGCCACGCCGGCGGCAAAGAAGCTGGGCCAGGCGATGGCCCCCACGCGCTGGGCCAGCGGACGTGGGGGTGGTCGAAGCGTGGCTCGCTGAAGTCGGTCACTTTGCGCTCGTGCCTGCCGGGGTGTCCGCCTGATTATGCGACAACGACCAGACATAGGCAGCGACCAGCCGGACCCGGGTCTCGCCGAGCAGTTCGCGGTGCGCCGGCATGCTGCCGTGGCGGCCTTCGGTGATCGTCTTGTACAGGCTTTCGCGGCTGTTGCCGTAGAGCCAGTAGTTGTCGGTCAGGTCCGGCGCGCCGATGTCCAGGTTGCCCTTGCCGTCGACCCCATGGCAGGCCACGCAGACGCCCTCGTAGAGCTTCTTGCCGCGGGCGGCCATGTAGTTGTTCTGCAGGGTCTCCGGGGCCGACAGGGTGCGCACGTAGGCGATGGTGTAGTCGATCGCCTCCGGGCCGCCCATGCCGGTGAGCACGGTGCCCCACTCGGGCATGATGCCTTCGCGGCCGTCCAGCACCGTTTCCAGGATGCGCTCGGGCGAGCCGCCCCAGTGCCAGATGTCGTCGGTCAGGTTCGGGTAGCCGATGGCACCCTGGCCCGAGGAGCCGTGGCAGGTGGCGCAGGTGTTGCCGAAGATCGAGCGGCCCAGCGCCAGCGCCTTGGGATCCCTGGCCAGCTGGTCGATCGGCTTGCCGGCATACGGCTTGAAGGTCTGCTCGAGCTTGGCGTCCTCGATGGCCTTCTCCTTGGCATGCTCGCCCTTGGAGGTCCAGCCGCTGTAACCGGGGATATTGCCCAGCCCGCCGTACCAGAACAGGTAGCCAATGCTGAAGAAGATGGTCAGGTAGAACAGGTTGATCCACCAGCGCGGCAACGGCTTGTTGTACTCGGTGATGTCACCGTCCCAGGTGTGCAGCGTGTCCTCGGGCTTCGGGTCGCCCGGGCGGCGGCGTGCGGTCCACCACAGCAGCCACACGCAGCCCAGAATGTTCAGCGCAACCAGGGCGATGACGTACCACGTCCATCCCATGCTCATCATCCGCGCTCTCCCCCGTTGCCGTATTGCACGTTGTCATCTTCCAGCGGCAGGCGTGCCGCATCCTCGAACTCACGCTTGCGCTTCGGGCTCCAGGCCCAGATCCAGCCGCCGACGAACAGCACCAGCAGCAGCGCGGTCACGATGCCGGAGATCATGGCTGGCCTCCCCGCGGCGCATGCCGGCCCAGTCCCTGCAGGTAGGCCACGACCGCATCCAGCTCGGTCTTGCCCTTGACGTCCTCGGCGGCGCTGGCGATCTGCTCGTCGCTGTACGGGTCGCCCAGCGCCTTGAGCGCGCTCATGTGCCGGGCCACGGTGGCGCCGTCGACCTGGTTCTTCTCCAGCCACGGGAAGCTGGGCATGTTCGACTCCGGCACCACGTCGCGCGGATTGATCAGGTGCACGCGGTGCCAGGCGTCGGAATAACGGCCGCCGACACGCGCCAGGTCCGGGCCGGTGCGCTTGCTGCCCCACTGGAAGGGGCGGTCGTAGACCGATTCGCCGGCCAGCGAGTAGTGGCCGTAGCGCTCGGTCTCGAAGCGCAGGGTGCGCACCATCTGCGAATGGCAGTTGTAGCAGCCCTCGCGGACGTAGACGTCACGGCCGGCCAGTTCCAGCGCCGGGTAGGGCTCGACGCCCTCCAGCGGCTTGATCGCCTCGGCCTGGAACATCAGCGGGACGATCTCGGCCAGGCCGCCGAACGACACGGCGACCGCGATCAGCACCGCCATCAGGCCGACGTTCTTCTCGACTTTCTCGTGGGGATTCTTGTTCTCGCTCATGGGGTTCCTTCCTCCTCAGGCACGCACTTCGGAGGCGTCGACGGGCAGCAGCGGCTGCGGTTCGATCGCGGGGGCGGTACGCCAGGTACGCCAGACGTTCCAGGCCATCAGGCACATGCCGCTCAGCACCACCAGGCCGCCGCCGAGGCGGATCAGGTAGTACGGATAGGTGAACTTCAGCGATTCGACGAAGGTGTAGGTCAGGGTGCCGTCGTCATTGGTCGCGCGCCACATCAGGCCCTGCATCACGCCGGCGATCCACATCGAGGCGATGTACAGCACCACGCCGATGGTGTGCAGCCAGAAGTGCGTGTCGATGGCCTTGACCGAATACATCTGCTCGCGGCCCAGCAGCTTGGGCATCAGCGCGTAGATCGAGCCGATCGAGATCATCGCCACCCAGCCCAGCGCGCCGGCGTGGACGTGGCCCACGGTCCAGTCGGTGTAGTGGGACAGCGAGTTGACCGTCTTGATCGACATCATCGGGCCTTCGAAGGTGGCGATCATGTAGAACGACACGGCCACGATCAGGAACTTCAGGATCGGGTCGGTGCGCAGCTTGTGCCACACGCCGGACAGGGTCAGCACGCCGTTGATCGCGCCACCCCACGACGGGGCCAGCAGGATCAGCGAGAACACCATGCCCAGCGACTGCGCCCAGTCGGGCAGGGCCGTGTAC
Protein-coding regions in this window:
- a CDS encoding cytochrome-c oxidase, cbb3-type subunit II, with translation MSENKNPHEKVEKNVGLMAVLIAVAVSFGGLAEIVPLMFQAEAIKPLEGVEPYPALELAGRDVYVREGCYNCHSQMVRTLRFETERYGHYSLAGESVYDRPFQWGSKRTGPDLARVGGRYSDAWHRVHLINPRDVVPESNMPSFPWLEKNQVDGATVARHMSALKALGDPYSDEQIASAAEDVKGKTELDAVVAYLQGLGRHAPRGGQP
- a CDS encoding cytochrome c oxidase accessory protein CcoG, with protein sequence MSKRIPLDVVDEQGNSFYVSERKVYPRDVSGRFNRLRVAAVVWLLGMYYVFPWLSWDGRQAVLFDLPARKFYIFGLVFWPQDFLFLALLLIIAAMTLFFSTALSGRLWCGYACPQTVWTETFLWMERWTEGDRPRRMKLDAGPWNREKVLRKGSKHLLWLLFALWTGFTFVGFFTPIKDLGARLLPFEWGGWETFWVLFYALATWGNAGVLREQVCKYMCPYARFQSAMFDRNTLLIAYDPMRGEPRGPRKRGLGSVLERARGLLVPSVAYDYVFRAGRHPSAATQAAHAKGTITWDGDLAEVAPLPKFAPEELGDCIDCTICVQVCPTGIDIRNGLQYECIACGACIDACDEVMDKMGYPHGLIRYSTQNAIDGKPTRVLRPRIFVYGLLLLGLCSAWVWGVGHRSELIAEVLRDRNALYRQSADGTIANDYTLKLINKSQETRRYRITLEPADAGLRLQGQTEVQAGPEQVLPVALNVVADGQVSGRRALRFVVEREGGDEKRVVESSFFGPVQ
- a CDS encoding cbb3-type cytochrome C oxidase subunit 3, encoding MISGIVTALLLVLFVGGWIWAWSPKRKREFEDAARLPLEDDNVQYGNGGERG
- a CDS encoding cytochrome-c oxidase, cbb3-type subunit III translates to MSMGWTWYVIALVALNILGCVWLLWWTARRRPGDPKPEDTLHTWDGDITEYNKPLPRWWINLFYLTIFFSIGYLFWYGGLGNIPGYSGWTSKGEHAKEKAIEDAKLEQTFKPYAGKPIDQLARDPKALALGRSIFGNTCATCHGSSGQGAIGYPNLTDDIWHWGGSPERILETVLDGREGIMPEWGTVLTGMGGPEAIDYTIAYVRTLSAPETLQNNYMAARGKKLYEGVCVACHGVDGKGNLDIGAPDLTDNYWLYGNSRESLYKTITEGRHGSMPAHRELLGETRVRLVAAYVWSLSHNQADTPAGTSAK